From the Catharus ustulatus isolate bCatUst1 chromosome 2, bCatUst1.pri.v2, whole genome shotgun sequence genome, the window gcACCGCCCTCAGTCCTGCCCGGCACCGCCGGCACCACCCTCAATCCTGCCCGGCACCGCCGGCACCGCCctcagcccggcccggccccggccccgccctcAGCCCGGCCCGGCACCGCCGGCACCGCCctcagcccggcccggccccggccccgccctcAGCCCGGCCCGGCACCGCCGGCACCGCCctcagcccggcccggccgcacGGCCGGCGCAGTGCCCGCCCCCAGCACCTCTCACCCGGGAAGCGGAAGGCGTTCCCGAGGCTGCCGGCTCCAAGGAGCCCCCAGGGACCCGGACGGGCGGCGGGACGGCTCCGCTCCCCGCCGTGAGTAGCGCAGGGCCCGGGCGGGGCTGTGCGGGCGGGGACGCGGCGTCGGGGGCTGAAGGGACGCCGCGCCAGGAAGCCCATGGAAAAGAAGGTGGAAAACCCTAAAAAGCTGCACTACGCAAATTGAAACCGCATTAGCAAGGCTGCGTTGAGTGAGGAGAAAATACACATTCCGTTTTTTCTTTTGGTCTTTCAGGCACCAGGGACTTcgaggagcagctgctctgacacTCCCGGATGTCCTGAGAGGCTCCCGCCAGGGTCTGAGCGGCACTGCCGGAGGAGCACCATGCCTTGGGACTCGCgtgctgctgtgggaacagCATGCCTGTCTCCTGCCCGCCACTGATAAGGCATTTCCCTTCTGTCACAGGAGCCGGCTGCGCTCCTGCCGCATTCAGCATTAGCGGAGCAGGCGTTCCTTCCATCCGCTGTCCAGTTATTAAAAACATGGTACTGCTGTCATTAAAAAACTGCATTTGGCTGTCCTGCGTCCTCAGGACTCCAAAAGCTTGCTTCTGGAGCACAGCTAGTGGAGGCCTCATTATCCAGTCTGTTTCTAATGATGTTTACCAAAATCTAGCTGTGGAAGACTGGATCCATGACAACATGGATTTAGAGAAGCAACAAGTCCTTTTCCTTTGGAGAAATTCCCCTGCTGTGGTAATAGGGAGACATCAAAATCCCTGGCAGGAATGCAACCTTAGGCTATTGAggcaaaaaaatataaaactagCCAGGAGAAGAAGTGGAGGAGGGACAGTTTACCATGACTTAGGTAATATCAATTTGACTTTCTtcacaaccagaaaaaaatatgaacgAATGGAAAACCTGAAGCTCATTGTGAAGGCACTGAAAGCCTTGCGACCCCAGTTAGATGTACATGTCACTGACAGATACGACATTTTGCTAGATGGGCAATACAAAATCTCAGGCACTGCTGCAAAGCTGGGAAGGACAAGTGCTTATCACCACTGTACCTTACTCTGTAATGCAGACAAGTTTGTTTTATCTTCTGTGCTAAAAAGTCCTTATAGAGGACTAAAGAGCAATGCCACTCCTAGCGTGCCTGCCTCAGTGAAAAATCTCTTTGAAGAAGATCCTAGTTTAACTTCTGAGATTCTTCTGGATGCCATTGCTAAAGAATATGCTGTGCAACACCAGATAGATCACCATATCACCTTAATAAATCCAGCTGATGAGACTCTGCTTCCTGGAATTagtaacaaaaccaaagaactACAAACCTGGGACTGGGTGTATGGAAAGACACCAAAGTTCAGCGTTAGCACATGTCTTAACATGGCCTATAAAGGTTCTGTCCTTGACGTTAAAGTAAATATGGATGTAAAGCATGGAAGGATTGAAGTCTGTAATATTGATCTGCCAGAGCAGTGGCTGCCACCAGGACTGTACAGTGAACTGGTCAGGAGTCTTACTGGCAGTAAGTTTTGTCCAAATGAAACCACAACACTAGCAGCAACGCTGCTGAGAGTGTGCCCACAAGACGATGAGTTGCACAGCAGGTGGAGTCTACTATGTGAGAATATGATAAGGTTAATGTGacttgcatttgaaaatgtaagttaaacttctgctgctttttaatttaatgtactgaaaacaaaattaaaaagttaactagtaagagaaaaattcagcttgtagaaaacaaaatgttcaaTCTTGTGCTTTTGTTTAATACTACAATTAAATTTCACGCTGCCTGCACCTGATGTTCCCAAACTGTAGGATTGAAAGCAATGCTGACAAGACATCATTGCTGCTTGAACCAGGGAAAATGGTGGGGGCATCCCAAATTGTCCCTGTAGCAGAGAAACTACAAACGGCTGACAGATGGAATGGGGTAAGTGTAAAACTGGTgttgtgctgctgcactggaTGCCCCAGTCTGCATCCTGCTCCTTGTGGACAGTAGCCCAGAGGCAATATTGCAGCCCCTGAGCTGTGTGGAGAGGGATATTCCCTGATTTCTGATGGAAAGTCCTTTCTTGCAGAGTGCTCATGTTCTTGTGCCTCTGCTGTACAAGCACCATGGTGAGCTCAGCTCACCACTGGGTAGTGAATCACTGTAGGTCCACCCTGGGTTAGGGCTTTTGTCCATACATGTGCAAGAGCAGGGGAACATTAGGGAGTTCAGTGTGGGGGTTTATGATGTGATGAAGGCAGGAGAGGCTAACTGGGACAGAAGCCACATGTACCTCCTCTGTTCTTGTGCCTGTCTTGTGCCTGTCATAAAGCTGGGAgtccctgctgccatgggtACTGGTATCAAAACTAAAcatttggaaatggaaatacagaTCTAGGAGAAAGAGATTCCTTATGCTACCACCTAGCAGAAGATTTTCCTGTAAAAGGCAACAATTACCCGAAACTGACAGTTTTGATGTTAAATAATAGCTATATGtataataaaattatgaaagaaagGCTCACGATGTATTTCACTGTTGTCAAAGAATAAGTGTAATGCAGTTTTGATTAGGGTTTGCTGGACTAGGTTAAAAGACACAAAGCTTCACATttgggaaattactgtatttacagtGAGCCTTCTCCAGAACGTGGCTGGATCTATGAGGCATTACACAACTTCCTTGAATTTCCTGATGTAGTGAAGAAATCAAACAGATGACTGAAgctacaaataataaaaaataacctttattcccattaaaaataGGCATATCTCATACACAACTAAATAAAATTCACAATTGCCTAGAAACTTCATATCATAGCAGCAAGCCAGGGAGCTCCTATGGAATGTTTGGTGAAATGACTAATAGCACACACCTCTGTGGCatatatattattaattttgcTGATGCAACTCTGCAAAGCTGAAACATTATGAGAAAGGATAAAGAAGGCAGACCACTGGCATATTGTGACACAGAAAACAAGGCAAAGACCAGCTCCATTTCATATTGGTTGCTGTGGAATAGTTTGGTTGTTAgaaacaagaggaaaagaataGCAGCATTAgatgacagaaaattaaataattaagcacattaagaaaaaaaaagatactggAATACATTAACcatcaggaaaaagaaatacaggaaacaaaaaaaagttctaGCAATAAACATGCTACTAGAATATAGAGGCCTACTGTATTACAAGCCAGAAAGTGTAAGGCACGTATCAATCCTGAGGCTAAAAAGATTTTGATGGGATCTGAAAGAAGCCACTGCCTGTTTTTTATGTCAGTGTATGACTTCAGCAGATTCTTGCTAACAAAGAACTCTTgtataaggggaaaaaaaagcagcacctCTGGTAATACCTTTAATACCTTCTGGTTTCCAAAGGCTGAAAGAATGACAAGGGAAGACTATCTTTATTCTAAATAGCATATTgcttagaatcacagaatattgtGAGCTGcaagggactcacaaggatcaaGTCCAGgtcttaagtgaatggccctTACAGGGATAAAACATGTGACCTTGGCAATATTCACACCATGGTCTGACCAACTGAGATACTCAGGGTATCCAACTTCTGAAAAATCttaaatttattccttttagGGGACTACCTTAGTAGTAGTGAAATAGCTTGCTGCAGTTCAGAGTGGCATGAAAAATCAGTCATTGGACTTTAAAGTCAGAGAGTAAGACTGGGAGAGATTCACAAGTTCTTTCCACACTTACTGCAAAGGATGGAGATCAGGTATATGGCCATATATCATGGAATAAAAGAACACATAGGAGTGGCAGGGAAGAAAATATAGCTGTTTGCAGCCTTCCCAGTCCAAAATCCATTATGCAGAGACACATAAGACAACCCTAAATTGACTGTGTACTGAACCACTACCACATTCATAGGCAAAGAGCTAGGAAAATGGAATGTGAAAATTGGGATTACTAGTAAAGTCTAGGACATAAAGTATTACAGGATTGACAAAATCCCAGCAAAATAGTACTCATGACAAGAATACAGGaatttaaggaaataaataagACTGCTTATAAAAGAGGATGTGACAGCCCAGCTTCCAATGATTGTGAAGTGGCCAGgtaaagaatataaaatttaaaacaggTTCAAGACAAAATCaacaataaaaatagaaatggcAGTAAAGAGGCTTTTGAAAGACACTACTGAGGGTCTTTTATGAAATCAAGATTAAATTTAGACAGGGATTGTATTAATTAAGATTACAGAAGAAGTAGGATGAAGGAATcatgcagttttgttttctcacGCTGGAAAGTCTCAAATATTCTTAAACACAGTTTATAAAAGCTGTACTGCACTAAGTACTTAGAAGTGTTCCTTCTGTGGGCAACCAGCTGGACTCAAGAAGCATCTTTCAGTCTCACATTTTTATGCTTATGAAAATAAGCATTTCTGatcacattttctttgtgtgtttagTATGAAAGACATCCACTGTTGTTTCATGGCAAGGTCTCAAGTCAAAGTCACAGTATCCAATGCTGAAACGACCCTGCAGAAATGAACAGAATTGACATGGTGAGCATATACTGTAGAAGAGCTCATTTTAAGTTAATTAAAGAAGTCAAAGCATCCTT encodes:
- the LIPT1 gene encoding lipoyltransferase 1, mitochondrial — encoded protein: MPVSCPPLIRHFPSVTGAGCAPAAFSISGAGVPSIRCPVIKNMVLLSLKNCIWLSCVLRTPKACFWSTASGGLIIQSVSNDVYQNLAVEDWIHDNMDLEKQQVLFLWRNSPAVVIGRHQNPWQECNLRLLRQKNIKLARRRSGGGTVYHDLGNINLTFFTTRKKYERMENLKLIVKALKALRPQLDVHVTDRYDILLDGQYKISGTAAKLGRTSAYHHCTLLCNADKFVLSSVLKSPYRGLKSNATPSVPASVKNLFEEDPSLTSEILLDAIAKEYAVQHQIDHHITLINPADETLLPGISNKTKELQTWDWVYGKTPKFSVSTCLNMAYKGSVLDVKVNMDVKHGRIEVCNIDLPEQWLPPGLYSELVRSLTGSKFCPNETTTLAATLLRVCPQDDELHSRWSLLCENMIRLM